One Dreissena polymorpha isolate Duluth1 chromosome 9, UMN_Dpol_1.0, whole genome shotgun sequence genomic window carries:
- the LOC127844587 gene encoding thrombospondin-2-like isoform X1: MMVSCGVFLTTIATNCMLSSAFIDQQCKTKVEDLIKSDPCPVNGGWSDWSAWSDCSTTCGTGLSRRSRACFNPAPSLLGQQCDGDSNDYSLCYSNPCKVDGFCSEWESWFCSFRKPHTRMRQRTCYDPLFGGQPFQGNDTESYTDPSCT, translated from the exons ATGATGGTTTCATGCGGAGTGTTTCTGACAACGATAGCTACAAACT GTATGCTTTCCAGCGCGTTCATAGACCAGCAATGCAAGACGAAAGTCGAGGACCTGATCAAGTCTGACCCTTGCCCAG TGAACGGCGGCTGGAGCGACTGGAGTGCCTGGTCCGACTGTTCGACGACGTGCGGTACAGGCTTGTCTCGCAGATCGAGAGCGTGTTTCAACCCAGCCCCATCTCTTCTCGGTCAACAATGTGACGGCGACAGCAACGACTACTCACTCTGCTACAGCAATCCATGTAAAG TTGATGGATTTTGTTCGGAATGGGAAAGCTGGTTTTGTTCCTTTAGAAAGCCGCATACTAGAATGCGACAAAGGACTTGCTATGATCCGTTATTTGGTGGCCAACCTTTTCAGGGAAATGACACCGAGAGCTATACAGACCCATCGTGCACGTGA
- the LOC127844587 gene encoding mucin-like protein isoform X2: MLSSAFIDQQCKTKVEDLIKSDPCPVNGGWSDWSAWSDCSTTCGTGLSRRSRACFNPAPSLLGQQCDGDSNDYSLCYSNPCKVDGFCSEWESWFCSFRKPHTRMRQRTCYDPLFGGQPFQGNDTESYTDPSCT; encoded by the exons ATGCTTTCCAGCGCGTTCATAGACCAGCAATGCAAGACGAAAGTCGAGGACCTGATCAAGTCTGACCCTTGCCCAG TGAACGGCGGCTGGAGCGACTGGAGTGCCTGGTCCGACTGTTCGACGACGTGCGGTACAGGCTTGTCTCGCAGATCGAGAGCGTGTTTCAACCCAGCCCCATCTCTTCTCGGTCAACAATGTGACGGCGACAGCAACGACTACTCACTCTGCTACAGCAATCCATGTAAAG TTGATGGATTTTGTTCGGAATGGGAAAGCTGGTTTTGTTCCTTTAGAAAGCCGCATACTAGAATGCGACAAAGGACTTGCTATGATCCGTTATTTGGTGGCCAACCTTTTCAGGGAAATGACACCGAGAGCTATACAGACCCATCGTGCACGTGA